A genomic region of Pseudomonas sp. RSB 5.4 contains the following coding sequences:
- the sdhA gene encoding succinate dehydrogenase flavoprotein subunit, whose translation MANIPTISFDAIIIGGGGAGMRAALQLAQGGHKTAVITKVFPTRSHTVSAQGGITCAIASADPNDDWRWHMYDTVKGSDYIGDQDAIEYMCQEGPAAVFELDHMGLPFSRTEQGRIYQRPFGGQSKDYGKGGQAARTCAASDRTGHALLHTLYQGNLKAGTTFLNEYYAVDLVKNQEGEFVGVIAICIETGETSYIRAKATVLATGGAGRIYASTTNALINTGDGVGMALRAGVPVQDIEMWQFHPTGIAGAGVLVTEGCRGEGGYLINKHGERFMERYAPNAKDLAGRDVVARSMVKEIIAGNGCGPNGDHVMLKLDHLGEEVLHSRLPGICELSKTFAHVDPVVAPVPVVPTCHYMMGGVATNIHGQAITQNAEGVDQIIPGLFAVGEVACVSVHGANRLGGNSLLDLVVFGRAAGLHLEKALTDGIEYDDATESDIEAALSRLNALNGRTDGEDVATLRRELQSCMQNYFGVFRTGEYMQKGIAQLADLRKRIANVKINDKSQAFNTARIEALELQNLLEVAEATAIAAEVRKESRGAHAREDFEDRDDENWLCHTLYFPGEKRVAKRAVNFSPKTVPTFEPKVRTY comes from the coding sequence ATGGCTAACATTCCAACGATTTCTTTCGACGCCATCATTATTGGTGGTGGCGGTGCCGGCATGCGCGCTGCGCTGCAGTTGGCGCAGGGCGGTCACAAGACTGCGGTGATCACCAAGGTTTTCCCGACCCGTTCGCACACTGTATCCGCCCAGGGCGGCATCACCTGCGCGATCGCGTCCGCTGACCCGAACGATGACTGGCGCTGGCACATGTACGATACCGTCAAGGGTTCCGACTACATCGGTGACCAGGACGCTATCGAATACATGTGTCAGGAAGGCCCGGCTGCCGTTTTCGAGCTGGACCACATGGGTCTGCCGTTCTCGCGTACCGAACAAGGCCGTATCTACCAGCGCCCGTTCGGTGGTCAGTCCAAGGACTACGGTAAAGGCGGCCAGGCTGCCCGTACCTGCGCAGCGTCCGACCGTACCGGTCACGCGCTGCTGCACACCCTTTATCAGGGCAACCTGAAAGCCGGTACCACGTTCCTGAACGAGTACTACGCGGTCGACCTGGTGAAAAACCAGGAAGGCGAGTTTGTCGGTGTGATCGCGATCTGCATCGAAACCGGCGAAACTTCGTACATCCGTGCCAAGGCTACCGTACTGGCCACTGGCGGTGCTGGCCGTATCTACGCCTCCACCACCAACGCCCTGATCAACACCGGTGACGGCGTTGGCATGGCGCTGCGTGCTGGCGTGCCGGTACAAGACATCGAAATGTGGCAGTTCCACCCGACCGGCATCGCCGGCGCCGGTGTACTGGTGACCGAAGGTTGCCGTGGTGAAGGTGGTTACCTGATCAACAAGCACGGCGAGCGTTTCATGGAGCGTTATGCTCCGAACGCGAAAGACCTGGCTGGTCGTGACGTGGTTGCCCGCTCGATGGTTAAAGAAATCATCGCCGGCAATGGTTGCGGTCCGAATGGCGACCACGTGATGCTCAAACTCGACCACCTGGGCGAGGAAGTGCTGCACAGCCGTCTGCCAGGCATCTGCGAACTGTCGAAGACTTTCGCACACGTTGACCCGGTGGTTGCTCCGGTTCCGGTTGTTCCGACCTGCCACTACATGATGGGCGGCGTTGCCACCAACATTCATGGTCAGGCGATCACCCAGAACGCCGAAGGCGTGGATCAGATCATTCCTGGTCTGTTCGCGGTAGGTGAAGTGGCTTGCGTATCGGTGCACGGTGCCAACCGTCTGGGTGGCAACTCGCTGCTCGACCTGGTGGTATTCGGCCGCGCTGCCGGCCTGCACCTGGAGAAGGCGCTGACCGACGGCATCGAATACGACGACGCTACCGAGTCCGACATCGAAGCAGCCCTGTCGCGTCTGAACGCGCTGAACGGCCGTACCGATGGCGAAGACGTGGCCACCCTGCGTCGCGAGCTGCAAAGCTGCATGCAGAACTACTTCGGTGTGTTCCGTACCGGCGAATACATGCAGAAAGGTATCGCTCAACTGGCCGATCTGCGCAAGCGTATCGCCAACGTGAAGATCAACGATAAGTCGCAGGCGTTCAACACTGCACGTATCGAAGCGCTCGAGCTGCAAAACCTGCTGGAAGTGGCTGAGGCTACCGCCATCGCGGCCGAAGTACGTAAAGAGTCCCGCGGCGCTCACGCCCGTGAAGACTTCGAAGACCGTGACGACGAAAACTGGCTGTGCCACACCCTGTACTTCCCGGGTGAGAAACGCGTCGCCAAGCGTGCCGTTAACTTCTCGCCGAAGACTGTTCCGACTTTCGAACCTAAAGTCCGGACTTATTAA
- a CDS encoding succinate dehydrogenase iron-sulfur subunit, producing MLQVSVYRYNPDQDAAPFMQEFQVATGGKDLMVLDVLALIKEQDEGFSYRRSCREGVCGSDGMNINGKNGLACITPLSAVVKGNKLIVRPLPGLPVIRDLVVDMSIFYKQYEKVKPYLQNDTPAPAIERLQSPEEREKLDGLYECILCACCSTSCPSFWWNPDKFLGPAALLQAYRFLADSRDTKTSERLASLDDPFSVFRCRGIMNCVNVCPKGLNPTKAIGHIRNMLLSSGV from the coding sequence ATGTTGCAAGTCAGTGTTTATCGCTACAACCCTGATCAGGACGCTGCGCCGTTCATGCAGGAATTCCAGGTCGCTACCGGTGGTAAAGACCTGATGGTGCTGGACGTGCTGGCCCTGATCAAAGAGCAGGACGAGGGTTTCTCCTATCGTCGCTCTTGCCGTGAAGGCGTCTGCGGCTCCGACGGCATGAACATCAACGGCAAGAACGGTCTGGCGTGCATCACGCCGCTGTCCGCCGTTGTAAAAGGCAACAAGTTGATCGTTCGTCCGCTGCCAGGTTTGCCGGTTATCCGTGACCTGGTTGTCGATATGAGCATCTTCTACAAGCAATACGAGAAGGTTAAGCCTTACCTGCAGAACGACACGCCGGCTCCGGCCATCGAGCGTCTGCAGTCCCCTGAAGAGCGTGAAAAGCTCGACGGTCTGTACGAGTGCATCCTGTGCGCCTGCTGCTCGACCTCGTGCCCGTCCTTCTGGTGGAACCCGGACAAGTTCCTGGGTCCAGCTGCCCTGCTGCAAGCGTACCGCTTCCTGGCAGACAGCCGTGACACCAAGACGTCCGAGCGTCTGGCTTCGCTTGATGACCCGTTCAGCGTTTTCCGCTGCCGGGGCATCATGAACTGCGTCAACGTATGTCCGAAAGGCCTGAACCCGACTAAGGCCATCGGTCACATCCGTAACATGCTGCTTTCGAGCGGCGTGTGA